The stretch of DNA CGTCGTAGTCGTCCCGCGGCTCCGTTTTCACGGTGGGCGCTGAACCGGAGGGCGGAAGAGCCAGGCCGTGAGCGGCGAGGGAGGACGCGCAGAGGAAAAAGGAGCCGGCTTACCCGTGGAAGGCACGTAGGTGAAACGCCGGTACTGACTGCGCTTCCTCTTGCCGTTGCAGACGTAAAAGTTGACGGGCGCCGGCGCCGAGAGACGCCGCTCGCGGTACGGCGGGATTTCCACCAGGAGCACGTTCTGAAAGGAAGGAGCCCATCTGACAATTGCATTTCACGCGGGACGCCCAAAACCGCCGGGAACTGGTTTTAGCATTTCTACGGGGCAATTGACGGCGCACGCCAAAGAGGAGGAGAACTTGAAAAGGCCACATTGGTGACAAACGGCCCAAAGCGGCGAGGACCCCCCCCCCCGGCCGGCGTCAAAATGAAGACTAGCGGCCATCTACCATTTAAGAAATACATGGGAATAATAAAGTGTGAATCATCAGCAGGGAGCTTTCTAAAGACAACCTCTCTCTAATCCTGGCTCTGGCCCCAAAAGGTGACTTTTGGAGGAgcaattgaaaaaagaaaaggaaagcgTAGGCCATGATGGCGGCCGGCCATTCAACTTACGTGCTTGGAGGCGTCGCGGTCCACTCGGGCCTCCGTCTCCCAAAGGTGGTGCCCATCTGCGCcagagagaagagaaaatgCTTTTAGCAAAAGCCAGACGCGGCAGCGGGAGCGCCGCGACCATCCTTTGCGACACGGCTAACGGGGAAAGCAGCCGTCGATGCCGACGCCGAGCGACGTCACGTCTGGCCCCGGTGAGCTTGCGCCCCCCCcctggacggacggatggagaaagagagagaatggGAAAAGACTCATCATTCCATGCAGGAGACATCTGGTGCTAGCGCGGAATCCCGACGGCAGCTGGCGAGCTCGTTAGCCCGCCGCGTCTGGAAAGTGGCCTCTGACGCCGTCCGGCTGGAATTTGCGCCGCGTCACAAACAATTTCCCTAGCAACGTGCTCGTCTGACACTTTGTTCCGATCGTCCGTGAACGTTGACTTCCCAAAAACTTAAGCCCGGGTAAAACTGCCGGCCACCTTCACAATCGTCAAGCGTCACTTCATTGGTGGACTAAAGGGTCAGGCGGCGGCGGGAAGGGAACCCTGGTCTGGGATTCTTCCTTCCTGACGGACCCCAAATGGAAGCGGTGAAAGCTAAGCTAGGCAAGGAGAAATCcccaaaataaaacatgcacAACGCCATTCAAAGTCGGACGCCGCCGTTCATCCCGTGGCCACACGCACGCCTGGGGTCAATGGGTCGCAGCCAAGAGCGATCCCCCGGCGGAACCTGACACCGAGCAATTTCCCAAATGGGCCGGCTTATCGGCCCCGGGGGCGTTCGCCGGCCGGCAAAGGATCGGAGAGCCGCGGCCGGCCGATCTTATCGCCGTGAATGACGacggcgccggccggccggcaggTGCAAAAATAGCTGACAGTATTAGCTGCGTACGAGTCAAAAGCAAgtagtgtttgtttgttggagTCCCTGGACCTAACAAGTCTCCACTTTTCGGTCCAGAAGGTCCTCCCAGGGGAAAGTCGGGCTTCCCTCTCGGCACGACTCGCGCTTCCTTTTGTCACGTGAGCGAGCCGACGGAAAGGGAAAAGTCAGCAACGGGATGCGGCGGGCGCACGTGCTTTGCGGGGAGGCGGCTTTGCCGGATGCCTTTTTTTTGCGCGCCTCACGTTGCGGAGGGGGCGAGAGGaagggggaggggaggggagggagagcgagagcgagagcgagagggagagggaggtcTGGGCTTTCCGTGCCGGCCTTTGCCAAACTCGGGGAAACCCTGGTCAACAAGGGCGCCCCGGCTCCAAAGGGACGACAACAAATAGCGATTGCGCCGCTTTGAAGCTGGATTCCAATTGTTCAATGAGACCAGCGCACAAATCCAATAGAAAGAAATGTTGGTAGCTTGATTTTTGGGAATAGCAAAAGCACAAGCGACcttgcttccttccttccttgtttgtttgtatgcCTAACAACCTGGTAGAACAATGAAAAGCCTTCCCTGGTTTGGGGAAGGACACGTGAGAGCCCACCTTGGCCCGTAGGTCACGTTTTtgggcttttgttttttttaccccgtCAAAGCCAATCAAGAAAATTGCCGTTTGTAAAGCCAGCCACCAACCACCACCAATCAtcgccacctcctcctcctcctccttctcctcctcccttCTTCTTTTCTCTAAACTCAGCCAGCGAGCTCACAGTCACAaatacgcacgcacacacacacacacacacacacaccctgctGAAGAAGGCAATGGAAAGTTGTGCAAATGTAAATGCGCTCGGTTAAAAATACAGCGCATTAATGTGCACCACATGTGGCACTCTGGCAAGGGTGGAAGACATTCTGAAGGGGGACAGAGGGGGGGAGGCAGGGGGGAGGACCAAACACTCCCGGGCTTTCTCCAGGGGGAGacaaactcactcactcactcactcactcacacacactcagtcAGTGGCTCACTCACCTTGGGCCTTTTCCACAAACACCACCTTGGAGTCGGCCTGAAAGTTGTGTCCGTCCAGCCTGAGTCTTTGTCCTCCGGGGGCGACGGCGGCGCTCTCCAAGCTCTGCTTGTCCACCAGGGGCAGTTCCTGGGCCGAGCGCTGGGCTGCACGCACGGGAAAATGACAagacgccggccggccggctccTCGCTATTTGCTCAGGAGAACCTTTGCCTTTTGGACAAACGTGTAAGGAAGCGGGAACACCACTCACAGCACTCAATGGGGTTGGAGGCGGTCTGCAGGGAGACGGTCCTGCCCCCCGGCTGGCCCACGTGAACCCGGAAAACCATGCGCACCCGCGTGTTCTTGCGCCCGATGTCCGTCTCGCCTTTGCGCAGCTCGATGTCGGAGTTGCGCAGCTTCAGGATGCCGGCGCAGTCGATCCTGAAATCCAAAGAGGGGGGGGGCGTCGGTGGAGGAGGAGCCCACGCCGAGAAAATGGCGGAcggccgaccgaccgaccgaccgggtCTGGCGGCGGAAAGCATCCCCCGAAAAGCGCGACTCACGTGGCTCTCATGTCGTTGGCGGGCAGCAGCGGAATCTCCAGCACTTTGGTGTTGGGCTGGCGCAGCGCCTCGTGGCTGGGCGTGGACACCGTCTTGCCCGTGATGCGGTGCACCTGGTAGAAGGCGTGCGGCCGCAGCAGCCGCTCGTCCGCCGTGCCGATGAACAGCTGCAGCGTCAGCGGCTCGCCGGACGCGTAGCCGcgcagctgaaaaaaaaaaagggccgaAAGGAACGTTGACCCCGTCCGGCGGACCTCCGGCAAACGGCGCCGGAAACCCGAAAGCCCGGGACCACGGCGGCCTTTGCTTTCAAACTCATTCTACTTGCATCATGACCACAAAAACATTCCATCCGGTGGAAGGCCTCGACGTCAAGTTGGCCGGACGGAATTCGCTTAGCAACGTGCGATTAGCGGGAGGGAGGATAGCGCCGGGTGCCGGCCGGCCGCCACGGCTGTTTGTGTAAGGAAACCCGCCGCTGCCTAGCAATGCTGTTTATTTAAGCGCAGCCGGGAAAGCTGGCGTTCGAATGCTCCTCCGCCTTTCCCTCCATTGGGCCTTCATTAATTAGAGGGCGGCAAAACGGCTCGGAATTTGGCGTCTGCGCCGCGGCCGTTTCATTTAAGAAAATCCCTCGAGCGCTTCCCGCTTGGGCTCGCTGGGATTCTGCAAAAGGGAACGCCAGGCACCATCTTCCGGAAGAAAAACGGAAGGCGGGGGTTAAGAAGCGTAATGAGAAAGGTGGGGGCCCGCTCGGGACCCCGGCCCCGGTCCCGTCCCCGGCCCCGGCCTCGGCCTCGGCCACCTCCTTCGAGGCTCCCTCCGACGCGGCCGGCCGCAAACGTGTGTGGTTTCGCCGAGATGATGTCAGCCGCCGCGCACGGGAACTTTCCTAAACAAAGGCACGTCTGTGCGGTGGCGGAAAAGGAGGGGAAGGGCGGGGGCGGGAGCGGGAGCGGGGGGCTGTCGGTGGGCgtcttgctttttttatttttcaagccagaacacacacacacactctctctttcACTGCCTCCTGTTCTAAAATGGTTAGCACCTAGGCTTCCCAATGTCTCCGCCATGGTCACGTGGCCGTCAATTTGACAACAATACGGAATTTGGCCCATGAAAATGGACCGGGTCCtttgcaaaaacaacaacaacaacaacaacaacttaagGCTCACTCCAATTATTTACTGTCATTCCAAATTGACAAAGTGAACGGGACTCCGCTTTAGCGTCGGAAGCCACGCGCGAGTGACGCAATGGAAAAAGCGGCGGCGCGTGGCCCTGGTCTGGACGGGAAGTCACCGAGCGGCCCGATAGCCTATCCCGTTCGGAAATGCGACATCTCCAAATAGTCACCGCCGCATTTTGACACGCCGGCGACAAAGTGGGGCGGCGGAGGTGCGAAGGGGCCAGCTCGCTAACGTAGACGGACGGACAAAGCACGGCGGGCGTGGTCACCTCTGCCAAGGAGGCTTTCCATCGCCGTGGGCTGAAAACAGAAGAGCGGGGGCCTTGACCTCGACGCCCTCCCCTCGGAACGTGGCGCCGGTTATGCTAACTCCGGAGCTAAAATGTTCCCGGAACGGAGCACGTCCCCAAAATGAAACGTTAACCCCCACCGCCACAGAGGACGACGCAGGCTAAGCAACACGCGGAAGGGTTCCAATCAAaagcggggcggggcggggcggggagGGGCCAGCCGACCCCGTCCGTTAGCCTTGCCGGCGGCCAATTGACACCCTGACATAGACGTAGCGGGGCAAGGACTCGGGGAGCAAAGTGGAAAAGCATTCTCAAACCTGAACGACGGGGTGTCCTCCGCCCGGGGCCTTGACCGCCCCCCTGCTGCCTTCCGTCTCGTAGTGGGCCCGGTGGTGGGATTTGGGCTGCACCTCCATCTGTAGGCTGTAGGGTCCCGAGGCGGACGGCAGCTGCCAGTCCAGGGCCGGCAGCGACGGCGCCGTCGGCAGCGACGGCAGGGACGGGCTGAAAAAGACGGGGCGGGGCGCCAGACGTTATCCCGGGCCGTCCCCCCGGCTGCCCTCGCGTTGGCGCTCGGTCACCTGACGTAAGGCTTGGGCCACGAGTACCGCTGCTGAGGGACGTCCAGAAAACCTCCAAAGTAAGCTTCCTTCTTCATCGGCGGCCGGTCGCGGTCGCGGGGCCGCTCCTCGCCGCACGGGTCCGGCGACGTCCTCTCGTCGCCGCCCCCGCCGCATTCCGGGCCGGTTCGACGGGCCTTGACGGCCACGGCTTCCCCGAGGTCGGCCGCTCCGTCCGTGCTCAGCGCGTTGATGGCCGCCAAGATGGCCGAGTTGGCGCTGGGCGGCCAGGAGTCCTCCGTGAAGCTGAGGCGGGGCGAGCTTCGGGGCGACGGCCCCGGGgagggcgagcgcgccggccccccgccgccgccgttgaAACTGTACTTCCTCTTGGCGCCGCAAGGGGACACGGGCCTGGAGCCGGGGCGGCCCGCCGAGGGCTCGTccggggggcggggcgagccgCAGGGAGAGGCGCCGGGAGAGGCGCCGGGCCGGGCGGAGCCCTTGGGGGACGGGGAGGGCGACTGCCACGGCGAGTTCTGCGGCGACGGCTCGTAGTTGTACGAGAAGCCCGACTCGTAGGACGAGGCCTCCGACTGGCAACTGCGGGACGACACGCTGCTGGCCGGGCTCAGGCAGCTGGGGTCCCGGTAAGCCTCGCCCACGCCGCCCACGCCGCCCACGCCGGGGAGCGTCAAGGTCACCACCGAGTTGAGGCGCTTGGCCGCGGCGGGGAGGCCGTCCCGCTCCGCCTCGTCGTCTGcggcgccgtcgtcgtcggGAAACTGACCGTAGGCGGTGATCTCGATGCGGGGGCTCTCCAGGGCGGGCGTCCCGTCCAGAAGGGCCGGGTAGTAGGCCGCCGACGCCAGGCTGGCCTCCCGCGAGATGGCGGGGCTGGACTGGAGGCTCAGGTACTGCGGGGCCAGGCACACGTTGGGGGC from Stigmatopora argus isolate UIUO_Sarg chromosome 21, RoL_Sarg_1.0, whole genome shotgun sequence encodes:
- the LOC144067228 gene encoding nuclear factor of activated T-cells, cytoplasmic 1-like isoform X1; this encodes MMKSAEEDKYGFAPNVCLAPQYLSLQSSPAISREASLASAAYYPALLDGTPALESPRIEITAYGQFPDDDGAADDEAERDGLPAAAKRLNSVVTLTLPGVGGVGGVGEAYRDPSCLSPASSVSSRSCQSEASSYESGFSYNYEPSPQNSPWQSPSPSPKGSARPGASPGASPCGSPRPPDEPSAGRPGSRPVSPCGAKRKYSFNGGGGGPARSPSPGPSPRSSPRLSFTEDSWPPSANSAILAAINALSTDGAADLGEAVAVKARRTGPECGGGGDERTSPDPCGEERPRDRDRPPMKKEAYFGGFLDVPQQRYSWPKPYVSPSLPSLPTAPSLPALDWQLPSASGPYSLQMEVQPKSHHRAHYETEGSRGAVKAPGGGHPVVQLRGYASGEPLTLQLFIGTADERLLRPHAFYQVHRITGKTVSTPSHEALRQPNTKVLEIPLLPANDMRATIDCAGILKLRNSDIELRKGETDIGRKNTRVRMVFRVHVGQPGGRTVSLQTASNPIECSQRSAQELPLVDKQSLESAAVAPGGQRLRLDGHNFQADSKVVFVEKAQDGHHLWETEARVDRDASKHNVLLVEIPPYRERRLSAPAPVNFYVCNGKRKRSQYRRFTYVPSTAPTVKTEPRDDYDAPPGHGVSEPHFPDDLAPAFPAPHVSIIRETPGRFRPPERPLTPGEARLRRRRDDDDDDDVDGSPGVGVSVKREPQELDQMYLDDVNEIIRNDLSSISGHA
- the LOC144067228 gene encoding nuclear factor of activated T-cells, cytoplasmic 1-like isoform X2; this encodes MMKSAEEDKYGFAPNVCLAPQYLSLQSSPAISREASLASAAYYPALLDGTPALESPRIEITAYGQFPDDDGAADDEAERDGLPAAAKRLNSVVTLTLPGVGGVGGVGEAYRDPSCLSPASSVSSRSCQSEASSYESGFSYNYEPSPQNSPWQSPSPSPKGSARPGASPGASPCGSPRPPDEPSAGRPGSRPVSPCGAKRKYSFNGGGGGPARSPSPGPSPRSSPRLSFTEDSWPPSANSAILAAINALSTDGAADLGEAVAVKARRTGPECGGGGDERTSPDPCGEERPRDRDRPPMKKEAYFGGFLDVPQQRYSWPKPYVSPSLPSLPTAPSLPALDWQLPSASGPYSLQMEVQPKSHHRAHYETEGSRGAVKAPGGGHPVVQLRGYASGEPLTLQLFIGTADERLLRPHAFYQVHRITGKTVSTPSHEALRQPNTKVLEIPLLPANDMRATIDCAGILKLRNSDIELRKGETDIGRKNTRPSARPRNCPWWTSRAWRAPPSPPEDKDSGWTDTTFRPTPRWCLWKRPKMGTTFGRRRPEWTATPPSTTCSWWKSRRTASGVSRRRRPSTFTSATARGSAVSTGVSPTCLPRRPP